A single region of the Candidatus Neomarinimicrobiota bacterium genome encodes:
- the priA gene encoding primosomal protein N', with product MYVEIAFPLQLEQAFTYTVPDDLKDVVQIGQRVIASLGRRKQQGMIIGIKSKPPADFTGKLKSFENIVDPVPVFNSPLISLLKWMSSYYFTPLGKVIQSAIPSDARLRKEVIVQVSPLLKGTDEFSKHLAHKGVIKLSALKRKFGGQGMLNRLAALQRQGFVELENDFSFKGQRNKDYLVIPDLGRDSEIPTNARAQQKAFDVLNDYPQGISKYKLKAEFSVSFPIIQKLADRGLVKLEEMEPNIDPLKDYHRPPPREVTLNHEQQVAFSELKRSLDKKTFAPYLLFGVAGSGKTEVYLNAAGQALKQGRSVIILVPEIALAPQIAYRFQSRFGNIVALWHSGLKGAERVWTWQQIQKDRFKIVVGARSAVLTPIRDLGLIIVDEEQENSYKQQDSEPRYHARDVALVRGREEHAVVLLGSATPALESYYNLSLKRYKGLHLTKRWEKARPPQVDVVDMGQEREETRDFTNPFSRKLVEAIQETLANEKQIILFQNRRGYAPVITCRDCNWTMTCPHDELSLTYHKIGNKMRCHFCDYQAPPPQSCPECRSLELKFGGMGTQLVEEALEAQFPDVPVCRMDMDTTRGKGAHTKLLGDFARGNYKILLGTQMIAKGLDFENVTLVGVINADSGLHFPDFRARERTFQLTYQVAGRSGRGEFPGRVVVQTWMPDDISIKCATRHDVKFFYNSELNDRNQLNYPPFSRMIAFSFQGRFREGVLELTEKAARGLKNQKIVELLGPAPAMIEKSHLGYHWKLVLKSSKEKDPQGSLLRQAARHILQNTQDRHVRVTVDVDPYQIL from the coding sequence ATGTATGTAGAGATTGCTTTCCCCCTACAACTGGAGCAAGCTTTTACCTATACCGTTCCTGATGACCTGAAGGATGTTGTTCAAATTGGCCAGCGTGTGATCGCTTCCCTTGGGCGTCGCAAACAACAGGGTATGATCATTGGCATCAAGTCAAAACCACCAGCAGATTTCACTGGGAAGTTGAAAAGTTTCGAAAATATTGTTGATCCGGTTCCGGTTTTCAATAGTCCCCTCATCAGTTTGCTCAAGTGGATGAGCAGTTATTATTTCACCCCATTGGGTAAGGTTATCCAGTCCGCTATTCCCTCAGACGCACGGTTGAGGAAAGAAGTTATCGTTCAGGTCAGCCCCCTTCTAAAAGGGACAGATGAATTCTCCAAACATCTGGCACACAAGGGTGTCATAAAATTATCAGCTCTAAAACGAAAATTTGGTGGACAAGGTATGCTCAACCGTCTTGCTGCACTTCAACGGCAGGGGTTTGTTGAACTGGAGAATGATTTTTCTTTTAAGGGTCAACGCAACAAAGACTACCTGGTCATTCCAGATCTGGGACGAGATTCTGAAATACCCACAAATGCTCGCGCTCAGCAGAAAGCATTTGATGTACTCAATGATTATCCTCAAGGTATTTCGAAATACAAACTGAAAGCGGAATTTTCAGTAAGCTTTCCCATTATTCAAAAACTGGCCGACCGTGGGCTGGTCAAACTTGAAGAAATGGAACCGAACATCGACCCGCTCAAAGATTATCATCGACCACCACCCAGGGAAGTCACGCTAAACCACGAGCAACAGGTGGCTTTTAGTGAACTCAAAAGATCGCTGGACAAAAAAACATTTGCACCATATTTGTTGTTTGGTGTCGCCGGAAGCGGCAAAACTGAAGTTTATTTAAACGCCGCAGGTCAAGCCTTGAAACAAGGTCGTTCAGTCATCATTCTGGTGCCGGAGATAGCCCTGGCACCTCAGATCGCCTACCGTTTTCAGTCCCGGTTTGGTAATATTGTAGCCCTCTGGCACTCAGGACTGAAAGGAGCGGAAAGAGTTTGGACCTGGCAGCAGATTCAGAAAGACCGATTTAAAATCGTTGTTGGAGCTCGTTCGGCTGTGTTGACACCCATCCGGGATTTGGGACTGATCATTGTTGATGAGGAACAAGAGAATAGTTACAAACAACAGGACAGTGAACCACGGTACCATGCAAGGGATGTCGCCCTGGTGCGTGGTAGGGAGGAACACGCAGTTGTTTTACTTGGTTCCGCTACACCCGCCCTGGAGAGCTACTACAACTTGAGTTTAAAACGTTACAAGGGTTTACATCTCACCAAGCGTTGGGAAAAAGCCCGGCCGCCCCAGGTGGATGTCGTTGATATGGGCCAGGAGCGAGAGGAAACCAGAGATTTTACAAATCCCTTTTCCCGGAAATTGGTTGAAGCTATTCAAGAGACCCTGGCAAACGAAAAACAGATCATTCTCTTTCAGAATCGCCGGGGTTATGCACCGGTGATCACCTGTCGTGATTGTAACTGGACCATGACCTGTCCTCACGATGAATTATCATTGACCTATCATAAGATAGGCAATAAGATGAGATGTCATTTTTGTGATTATCAAGCTCCTCCACCGCAGAGTTGTCCGGAATGTCGTTCGCTGGAATTAAAATTCGGAGGCATGGGCACCCAGTTGGTGGAAGAGGCTCTGGAAGCGCAGTTTCCTGATGTGCCGGTCTGTCGCATGGATATGGATACGACCAGGGGAAAGGGTGCTCATACAAAATTGCTGGGTGATTTTGCCAGAGGTAATTACAAAATATTGCTGGGTACCCAAATGATCGCTAAAGGTCTGGATTTTGAAAATGTCACTCTGGTGGGCGTGATAAATGCTGATTCGGGTTTACATTTCCCGGATTTTCGGGCTAGAGAACGTACTTTTCAACTGACCTATCAGGTTGCAGGACGCTCAGGTCGGGGTGAATTCCCCGGTCGGGTTGTGGTACAGACCTGGATGCCTGATGATATCTCCATTAAATGTGCTACCCGTCATGATGTAAAGTTTTTCTATAACAGTGAGCTCAATGACCGGAATCAGTTGAATTATCCTCCCTTTTCACGTATGATTGCCTTCAGTTTTCAGGGGCGTTTTCGAGAGGGTGTACTTGAATTGACGGAAAAAGCGGCCCGGGGTCTGAAAAACCAGAAGATCGTTGAACTACTTGGACCGGCTCCAGCCATGATCGAAAAAAGCCACCTGGGATATCACTGGAAACTGGTTTTGAAAAGCAGTAAGGAAAAAGACCCTCAGGGTTCCTTACTCAGACAAGCCGCCCGTCACATTTTGCAAAACACCCAGGACCGTCATGTGAGGGTTACTGTCGATGTGGATCCCTACCAAATCCTATAA